A region from the Phycisphaerales bacterium genome encodes:
- a CDS encoding TIGR00730 family Rossman fold protein, with protein sequence MSNHNQKPFDPTHPDPGASKHLLDHTLGEVWGKATRTLEDRRFLEGPRTRTDEFLRACRIFAEFIRGFRKLHFVGPCVTVFGSARFDESTWAYATAREVSRQLADVGFTIMTGGGPGIMEAANRGARDAKGRSVGCNIQLPHEQHPNPYLDRFVEFRYFFVRKVMLVKYSYAFVVMPGGFGTMDEVFECITLIQTGKISNFPIVMMGQEYWKPLREFMTERLVERGAISPSDLDLFTFTDSPEEAVDVIRKAAGDNAELLRSLGPTRSRLLLEPRLPEPEKTSPTPA encoded by the coding sequence ATGAGCAATCACAATCAGAAGCCGTTTGATCCGACGCACCCTGACCCGGGCGCGTCGAAGCACTTGCTCGACCACACGCTTGGCGAGGTGTGGGGGAAGGCGACTCGAACGCTGGAAGATCGGCGGTTCCTGGAAGGCCCGCGCACGAGGACGGATGAGTTTCTTCGCGCGTGCCGGATCTTCGCGGAGTTCATCCGAGGCTTCCGGAAGTTGCACTTTGTGGGGCCTTGCGTGACGGTTTTCGGCTCGGCTCGGTTTGACGAATCGACGTGGGCGTATGCGACGGCGCGCGAGGTGAGCCGGCAACTCGCGGACGTCGGGTTCACGATCATGACGGGAGGGGGCCCTGGGATCATGGAGGCCGCCAACCGCGGGGCACGCGACGCGAAGGGGCGGAGCGTGGGGTGCAACATCCAACTCCCGCACGAGCAGCACCCGAATCCGTATCTCGATCGGTTCGTGGAGTTCCGCTACTTCTTCGTGCGGAAAGTCATGCTCGTGAAGTACTCGTACGCGTTCGTGGTGATGCCCGGCGGCTTCGGGACGATGGACGAGGTCTTCGAGTGCATCACGCTGATCCAGACGGGGAAGATCTCGAACTTCCCGATCGTGATGATGGGTCAGGAGTATTGGAAGCCTCTGCGGGAGTTCATGACGGAGCGGCTGGTCGAGCGCGGCGCGATCAGTCCGTCGGATCTGGATCTGTTCACGTTCACGGACTCGCCGGAGGAGGCGGTTGACGTCATTCGCAAGGCGGCGGGTGACAACGCGGAACTGCTCAGGAGCCTCGGGCCAACGCGGTCACGCCTGCTGCTGGAGCCGCGTTTGCCGGAGCCGGAGAAGACGAGTCCAACGCCCGCCTGA
- a CDS encoding aminotransferase class I/II-fold pyridoxal phosphate-dependent enzyme, which translates to MGRIPVESCDARHVRLDGRDVLAFAGCNYLGLSFHPDVQRAVRDGLTRFGLSTTASRETTGNTLTHEALETELAAFVGQEAAILTAEGYTANFAACQALARTCGVALLDSKSHRSLRNAATAAGMQVFEYEHLDATSAAWVIEKYADAGVAILTDSVFAADGAVAPLRDLLAALPRDRAALLVDDCHGFCVLGRAGRGAVDHFDLNDPRIVITTTLAKGLGCYGGAVMGRSTFIRTVREHAGVYRGSTPVPPAIAEGCRAAVRVLTTEPWRVDRLRENVARIRRGLLELGLRVPDAAAGEGAGAHVPIFTFVMEPRAKMDRISDSMRERGVLAPVIDYPGGPAPRYFRVVVNAMHEPADIERLLAELRRALDSSSPAPANAAPAAGVTALARGS; encoded by the coding sequence ATGGGACGGATCCCAGTGGAATCATGCGACGCGCGACACGTGCGCCTGGATGGGCGCGACGTGCTCGCCTTCGCCGGGTGCAACTACCTCGGCCTCTCCTTCCACCCAGACGTGCAGCGCGCCGTGCGCGACGGACTGACGCGCTTTGGCCTCAGCACCACTGCCTCACGAGAGACCACCGGCAACACCCTGACCCACGAGGCCCTCGAAACCGAACTCGCCGCCTTCGTCGGGCAGGAGGCCGCCATCCTCACCGCCGAGGGATACACCGCCAACTTCGCCGCCTGCCAGGCGCTCGCACGAACCTGCGGCGTGGCGCTCCTCGACTCCAAGTCCCACCGCAGCCTCCGCAACGCCGCCACCGCCGCGGGGATGCAGGTCTTCGAATACGAGCACCTCGACGCGACGAGCGCGGCGTGGGTCATCGAGAAGTACGCCGATGCGGGCGTCGCGATCCTCACCGACTCGGTCTTCGCCGCCGATGGGGCCGTCGCCCCGCTGCGTGATCTTCTCGCCGCCCTCCCGCGCGACCGCGCGGCCTTGCTCGTCGACGATTGTCATGGCTTCTGCGTGCTCGGCCGCGCCGGCCGCGGGGCCGTCGATCACTTCGACCTGAACGACCCGCGCATCGTCATCACGACCACGCTCGCCAAAGGCCTCGGCTGCTACGGCGGCGCGGTCATGGGACGATCCACATTCATCCGCACCGTCCGCGAGCACGCGGGCGTCTATCGCGGCTCCACGCCCGTCCCCCCCGCCATTGCCGAAGGCTGTCGCGCCGCGGTGCGCGTCTTGACAACTGAGCCGTGGCGTGTGGACAGACTCCGCGAGAACGTCGCGAGAATCCGCCGCGGGCTTCTCGAACTTGGCCTTCGTGTCCCCGACGCCGCCGCCGGAGAGGGCGCGGGCGCCCACGTCCCCATCTTCACCTTCGTCATGGAGCCCCGCGCGAAGATGGACCGCATCAGCGACTCGATGCGCGAGCGCGGCGTCCTCGCCCCCGTCATCGACTACCCCGGCGGCCCCGCCCCCCGCTACTTCCGCGTCGTCGTCAACGCCATGCACGAGCCCGCCGACATCGAACGACTCCTCGCCGAACTCAGGCGGGCGTTGGACTCGTCTTCTCCGGCTCCGGCAAACGCGGCTCCAGCAGCAGGCGTGACCGCGTTGGCCCGAGGCTCCTGA
- a CDS encoding immunoglobulin domain-containing protein: MKYTAVLALCGIILSLAPRTTLAQDCTEWSLRAVGGPTSRTEHAIAFDPLRQRSVIFGGHTRAMGLNAELLGDTWVWNGDSWNLAATSGPSPRFGSSMVFDANRNRVVLFGGARFATNGSLTLLGETWEWDGRIWTQVSPPTAPPARYLHAMAYDAQRGRVVLFGGVSAGSARDQDTWEYNGSTWTRVTQSGPSYRYGHTMAFDPIRSRTVLFGGVGRPDRNGGYLGDTWEWNGTQWSLIPVSGPAPRVHHSMVFSTKVNRVVLLGGRTRVGEGEDIWEWTGSQWVLVSQIIGVARQASPAAFDTLRQRIVLFAGYLQDYGQLQDTWEQTSVFAPSISRQPQPVEALVGQPVTLNVEVTTSAQVAFQWRRDGTFLVDGPNLLGTGSPTLTILSYSDQFAGTYDVVVANQCGQADSAAITLGVGSTTGCAADVDNGSGTGVRDQAVTIDDLIYYIQAFQNGSPNSDVDDGTNTGHRDGGVTIDDLLYFLARFGLGC, from the coding sequence TTGAAGTACACGGCTGTCCTCGCACTCTGCGGCATCATCCTCTCGCTCGCCCCGCGAACCACGCTCGCTCAGGACTGCACGGAGTGGTCCCTCCGCGCTGTTGGCGGCCCAACCTCACGCACCGAACACGCGATTGCCTTTGACCCGCTCCGCCAGCGCTCCGTCATCTTCGGTGGACACACCAGGGCAATGGGTCTCAACGCCGAACTGCTGGGCGACACCTGGGTCTGGAATGGCGACTCCTGGAATCTCGCCGCCACCTCGGGTCCCTCCCCACGCTTTGGCTCTTCCATGGTCTTCGACGCGAATCGAAATCGCGTCGTTCTCTTTGGAGGCGCGCGATTCGCCACCAACGGCTCACTCACCCTCCTCGGCGAAACCTGGGAGTGGGACGGTCGGATCTGGACCCAAGTCTCTCCACCCACGGCACCGCCCGCCCGCTATCTCCACGCCATGGCTTATGACGCGCAGCGTGGACGCGTCGTCCTCTTCGGCGGCGTCAGTGCGGGGAGCGCTCGCGACCAGGACACCTGGGAGTACAACGGCTCCACCTGGACCCGAGTCACCCAGTCCGGCCCTTCATATCGCTACGGCCACACCATGGCCTTCGATCCCATCCGAAGCCGCACCGTGCTCTTCGGCGGCGTCGGACGCCCCGACCGCAACGGTGGATACCTCGGCGACACCTGGGAGTGGAACGGGACCCAATGGTCCCTCATCCCCGTTAGCGGACCCGCTCCTCGCGTCCACCACTCCATGGTCTTCAGCACCAAGGTCAACCGCGTCGTCCTCCTCGGCGGACGCACCCGAGTCGGCGAAGGCGAGGACATCTGGGAATGGACCGGATCGCAGTGGGTCCTCGTCTCCCAGATCATCGGCGTCGCGCGACAGGCCTCGCCCGCCGCCTTCGACACCCTGCGCCAGCGCATCGTCCTCTTCGCCGGCTACCTCCAGGACTATGGCCAGTTGCAGGACACCTGGGAGCAGACTTCCGTCTTTGCCCCGTCCATCTCCAGGCAGCCCCAGCCCGTTGAGGCCCTCGTCGGCCAGCCCGTCACACTGAACGTCGAGGTCACAACCTCCGCCCAGGTCGCCTTCCAGTGGCGTCGCGACGGAACATTCCTCGTCGACGGCCCCAACCTCCTCGGCACAGGCTCCCCCACGCTCACCATCCTCTCGTATTCAGACCAGTTCGCCGGCACCTACGACGTCGTCGTCGCCAACCAATGCGGCCAGGCCGACAGTGCCGCCATCACTCTCGGCGTCGGCTCCACCACGGGCTGCGCCGCCGACGTCGACAACGGCTCAGGCACCGGCGTCCGCGACCAGGCTGTCACCATCGACGACCTCATCTACTACATCCAGGCCTTCCAGAACGGAAGCCCGAACTCCGATGTCGACGACGGGACCAACACCGGGCACCGCGACGGCGGCGTCACCATCGACGACCTCCTCTACTTCCTCGCACGCTTCGGACTGGGTTGCTGA
- a CDS encoding dihydrodipicolinate reductase, with protein MMRFVQVGLGPLGRRILAEAIERGVGHAVGVVDRDPTLVGKSVASIVPNADPRLTVVASLDDLHDWAAVDAAIVATSSDLAKCADTFRTLLEHGKAVVSTCEELLYPWLRHVALAEELDDLAKRHGGRLLGTGVNPGFLMDTLPVVLSGVCKGLRRVTVQRLQDASTRRIPFQQKIGAGLDDDAFAARIREGSLRHVGLGESLHFIAHFVGLPIERWEEDIAPVHADRELPSALGPIAKGRVSGVRQTARGYHDDQCVVHLEFQAAIGLHDPVDRVTIDAEPRLEVSIPGGVHGDTATCAIAVNALPRIIEATPGLHTMASIGAIRHTAASNGHLTPHRV; from the coding sequence ATGATGCGATTTGTGCAGGTCGGTCTGGGGCCACTCGGAAGACGAATTCTCGCCGAGGCGATCGAGCGCGGCGTCGGGCACGCCGTCGGCGTCGTCGATCGTGATCCCACGCTCGTCGGCAAGAGCGTCGCCTCCATCGTTCCCAACGCCGACCCGCGCCTCACTGTCGTCGCCTCGCTCGACGACCTCCACGATTGGGCCGCTGTCGACGCCGCGATCGTCGCGACCAGTTCCGATCTCGCCAAATGCGCCGACACCTTCCGCACGCTCCTCGAGCACGGCAAGGCCGTCGTCAGCACCTGCGAGGAACTCCTCTATCCCTGGCTCCGCCACGTCGCCCTCGCCGAGGAACTCGACGACCTCGCCAAACGCCACGGCGGGCGCCTCCTCGGCACGGGTGTCAACCCCGGCTTCCTCATGGACACGCTCCCCGTCGTCCTGAGCGGCGTCTGCAAAGGACTCCGGCGCGTCACCGTCCAACGACTCCAGGACGCCTCCACGCGGCGCATCCCCTTCCAGCAGAAGATCGGCGCCGGCCTCGACGATGACGCCTTCGCCGCTCGCATCCGAGAGGGTTCGCTCCGCCACGTCGGCCTCGGAGAGTCGCTCCACTTCATCGCCCACTTCGTCGGCCTCCCCATCGAACGCTGGGAAGAGGACATCGCCCCCGTCCACGCCGATCGCGAACTCCCCAGCGCCCTCGGTCCGATCGCCAAAGGCCGCGTCTCCGGCGTGCGCCAGACCGCCCGCGGCTATCACGACGACCAGTGCGTCGTCCACCTCGAGTTCCAGGCCGCTATCGGCCTGCACGATCCCGTCGATCGAGTCACCATCGACGCCGAACCGCGCCTCGAGGTCTCCATCCCCGGCGGCGTACACGGCGACACCGCCACGTGCGCCATCGCCGTCAACGCCTTACCAAGGATCATCGAGGCCACGCCGGGTTTGCACACCATGGCCTCGATCGGCGCCATCCGCCACACCGCCGCCAGCAACGGACACCTGACCCCTCACCGCGTGTAA